The window aaggaaagaaggaaacgCATCCACAGTATGCCTTGTGTGTGTTGCCTtcccagcagccctaggaaataaGAGCTATGGTTGTCTGCATTGGACATTTTAGGGAATCTAAGCTCAGAGGAGTCCCTGGACCATGCTGCTCCTCCATCAATGCACCCTGTCTGCTCTGAACTATCTAGCAGGCCTTGGTGCAGAGGCTGGAGGCCCTTTCAGGTCGCTCTGCAACTCTGCACCCAGCCCCTCAGCCACCCCCTCTTTCCTGCAGATGCCCCAGGTTTGTTTTCTTTGGCTCCCTCATTAATGAGTTCCACAGGACAATGCTAAGTCTAGTTATGCAGCCTTAATTGGTTTAGTTACAACAAgataattccttttttcttctcttggaggcctttctgtttaaagacatttTAGCTGGAAGATGCTAATTATCAACGAGGAGAAAGTGACACCTGAAGAGTTCATTTTCCATCTTGGTCCTTGGTTTTTCCTTTGAACTCCCTTTACCCGGCCCTCTTTCCCACCTCAGCACTTCTCCCCCACTATCATAAAAGACAGCTCTTCCCTGGTCAGGCGGCAGAACCTTCTTTCTCACTTGCCAGGGAGCCGTTCCCTCTGCAGCTGCCTCGCGGGCATGGACAACCTGCGTGAGACCTTCCTAAGCCTCGAAGGTGGCTTGGGCTCCTCCGACAGCCCTGGCCTGCTGTCCTCCTGGGACTGGAAAGACAGGGCAGGGCCCTTTGAGCTGAACCAGGCCTCCCCCGCTCAGAGCCTCTCCCCGGCTCCATCCTTGGAGTCCTATTCTTCTTCTCCCTGTCCAGCAGTGGCTGGGCTGCCCCGAGGGCATGATGGGGCCAGCAGTGGGGGCAGTGATGACTACAGCGTccaaggggctgggggcctggtaGAGGTGGACTACGACATGTTAGCCTTCCAGCCTGCCTACCTACAGGGTGCCGGTGGCTCCAAGGCCCAGAAGGGCACCAAAGTCAGGATGTCTGTCCAGCGGAGGCGGAAGGCCAGCGAGAGGGAGAAGCTCAGGATGAGGACCTTGGCAGACGCCCTGCACACCCTCCGGAATTACCTGCCACCTGTCTACAGCCAGAGAGGCCAGCCGCTCACCAAGATCCAGACGCTCAAGTACACCATCAAGTACATCGGGGAACTTACAGACCTCCTCAACCGTGGCAGAGAGACCAGAGCCCAGagcgcctgagctctgccccggGGAATGCCACCAGTCCCAGCCCTCTGGGCAGGAGTAGAAGAGCTTTAAACTGGAGTATCTCATGGGACAACAGCACAGAATTACTTTCTCACAGTAAGCATGGTGATCCTGTGATCTGAAAGGTCCTAAGGCAATTCTTATCTGACCTGTTGGACTCACCAGAACACTTAACCCACCAGACAAGCAGAGACTTTTACTTCCAGTTTTTCCACCATCTCTTGGGAGACTCCTCTTTTGCAAACAGACAGATTATTTTGCCCCTCTCTATCTGTTCAAGGTATTTTAAAGGGtcagttattttaaatgcattttttccaaTAACATAAAATTGTTACAATTAATCTTCTCCTGCCATTTTGGTGTTGGGAGCTTTCTTTCTGTTACTAACTAAACCTGTATTTTATGCAGGATCTAGTGTGATACTTGGATTCTTATTTAGAGATATTTGTGCTGAGTAAAAACCTTCAGtgcttctgtttcattttgtgtgtgtaaGTTGAGTATGTTTGCATTTGACTGAAATCATGCCTTTACTTTTGCAGGGAACAAAATCACTTAAATACAGAATGAACTGGTTTCATGGTAAATGGAAAGTCACAGGCAGGCAGGCTGAGTTAAGAGAGTGAAGGCCAGAGCGTCCTCTCCTCTGACATGGGGGAGGAAGGCTGCACAGTCACCCTGCCAGTAAGACAGCGAGTGGGgtaaggggaggaggagggcacagCACCTCTGGGTGGGCCTGAGGTGGGCTGAGAGTGCAGGAGCTCCCTGTCCCAGGCCCATGAATATAGGACCTCACTGAATCTCTTCACCTACACGTTTCCCAAATGAAGAGATTGGctccaaataaaaaaaagcaatttgAATTCCATAGACTATAAGTGAAAGGGTCAGGATTAGAACTCGAGTCTGTAGCTAACCTCTCCAAAGACACTTCTTCATCCACAACATCTTCCCTGCTATAcgcccacctccccaccccaaatcccCTCACATGCACCCATGACAAACACATATCCTCTTGTGTTAGGGTGGGTATCTGTAGCACCCTGCGTTTGGCTAATTTGAATGGCACAGGACATTGAAAAGAGGGCTTTGAATTAAGGAGGTTCTCAAAAACTAGTGGgcttttttaaggttgaatttttcttcctatgattattaaccattattatttgttttacatatCTCCTGTCGTTTTGTTTCTattgctgatttttcttctttttggtgaCATAAATTACAAAAGTAGTAGACGTGTTCAACAATTTCATGCATCACTTctccacattttttcctttgctggcacaaacatatacatataaatatgagtatctataaaattttaagaatacctTTAATTCTGTAAATTCCTTTTTTTACTAAGCAATGTATAGTAAAAATTCTTCCAAGTTAGCAGAAATAAATCTGTGATGTAAATACCATTATTACcttgattttatagatgaggaagctgaggcatggCTTGCCCAGAGTCACCGGTCTGAAAATGTAGTGGAAAATAGAGGTTACAACAATGTTCTATAGTACAAGTTCTGCAGAATTTCTTTAATGAACCACCTTTTGAATgatatttaagttgttttaagttttttgttaCAAAAAATTCTGTAATAAATATCACAAACAACTAGTTTTATCTACTGATATTTTCATCTCCAGAAATGGGATTCCtacatactttaaattttaataaacacttctaaataacttttataaaggTTTATAGTTATTTACACTCCTTCTGATATTATGTGACAGAATCATGTACCCTACATTGTCATTGGATATTATCAACCTTATGAATTTTTAATGGCTAAAAATGGTTATATCATTAttgtgttaattttaattttcctatctACTATTTGAGAGggagtatttttttattttatgtgactATTGTTAATTTTGGTTCCTTTTCTAAAACTTGCCAGTTTAtgttctttgccatttttttattgggttgtttatcTTCTTGTTAGTTGGGAGAGTTCTTTGCATattatatgcatttaaatatttccttccaaCCTATCATTTTAttagattcttttttcctttttaattgatATACAATATtggtacatatttgtggggtacatgtgatattttgctacatgcatagaatgtataACAATCAAGTCAGAGTATTTAGGTTAttcatcacctcaagtatttatgatttttatgtgttgggAACAATTCACGTCCTctcctctagctattttgaaatatacactacatCGTTGTTAGCTAtggtcaccctactctgctatcgaACATTAAAACTTACTCCTTCTGTTTAACTgaatgtttgtacccattaaccaatctctCTTCACACCCCCCAACCCCATTCACTCACCCTTCCCGGCCTCtagtatctatcattctactctctacctccatgagattaacttttttagctcccacatgtgagtaaCAGCATGTGATAtgtatctttctgtgcctggctgatttcacttaaCTATAATCACCTCCAGTATATTCTTTTTTGTGATGTCTTCTATTTATGATTTTGATTATGGTATCTTTTGCTCTTTGaagcttttcattttcatatgatCAAATCTGTTTTTAGTTTAATGGCTTAtgtgttttttctcctttacttaaTTTTTCCCAGTTCCAAGGCTATCCAAATGTTCTcttgattttttcaaatatttttatagtttaattatttatatatagatCTTTAATATGCCcacaatttattttatgtatagtatatataaGGAATCTAACTTTATTTCTGACTAGTGTTTTATATCTGAAGAATAGTATGTCTTGTCATTAGGGGGTGGTGGATGGTGGTGGGACACAGTTGCTAGAATGTCATTCTGTGTATACAAACCTTCATCAGCTTCTCGTGTATTTGTCTTTAGTGTTTTAGagaaagaactagaaaacatTGGGCAACATCAACACTTTCTCGCAAAAACTCTACCCTATGCATGTATAGGTGTTCATGTgaaagcatgtgtgtgtgcattcatgGCTGTGTGTGGGTTTTATGTATTGGAGAAGGAGGAGTAGAGAGGATAAATAACATGGGGATGGGGGAACCAGCTGGTCTAAAAACCAACTTTTAGATCAAATGCTATTTTCCTTGCCATTTTAAAATGAGTGGAACTCAAATGCTCTTGGCTTTGGTCTTTCAAGCTCAAGCATTAAGAATAGTTTATAAATAGCTTGCGTACTTTTGGTTGAGCTGGAGACCAACTACTGTGAATGAGTTAGAAGGTGCCTgtattcagttttaaaacatgCCTTAAAGCCACAGACTCACCTGTTAGCTGGGTATGCCTTCAGGAGGACTAAGGGGCCCACCGGAAGGTAGGCACCTGGAAAACCAGGAAAAGGTGACAGCTTCCTGAGAGGAGGCCTTTGAGCCACAGCCTTGTCTCACAAACGCTGCTGAGACCTCCCCAGACTGCCTGCCTGCAGCCCGCGCCCCTCCCCAGGAGGAGCAGCTGCACATGAGCGTTTGACTCCTGCAGCAAGCAGTCCCAGTGCAGTCCCCTCCCTCCTAGGGAGGATAGCTGGAACAAGCCCCTGATTCCTCCAGGGAGTGTTTCAAAGCATTTGGTCTGGGCAAAGCTCAAGAATAGGAATAAGTTATTTCTGATGCTTGGACAGAGGAAGGGTTGCAGACCCACAATTCATGCGTGCCTACTGTGCTGTGGTCAGTGTTTCCATACtcattatttcatgtaatccCCGTAACAACCCTGGGAGATGGGCATTATCATTCCTATTTTGAGGATGAGGGAACTGGGGTTTAGGACAGTTAAGCAATGCAAAGCCACATGGTTAGCTAGTGGCATGTGGCTGACTAATTAGCTAGTGAGCTCAGCTCTACCTCCAAAGCTCAGGCTCCTTTCCCTGAAGCATGCTGCCTTCTTTTCCGGCTCTCTAAGGACGTTGCAAGTGCTGGGCTTGGCAGTAGGAGAGCGAGCTCAGCAAATGCTCACTCCCAGGGCCTCTCGACCTTTTCTCTGCTTCCCTACCTCTGGGGGCCCTCATCTTTCATCATCTGAAGCATTTCAGAAGGGGCGATTCATCTTGTCCTCTAAATTATTTCCCTTTGAACTTCTTCCTCCGCCCTGAACATTTTCTCAGAAATGCCCTTCACTTCCTTTGCCGGCGCCTGGAGTCTTTCTTAATCTGCAGAGGAAATCTGACTTCTGTTCATTTGTGTTCAGTAAAGTGTTCCACAATTCACACCGGGCTGAGGTTTCTTTGTTCTGCTTGTAGTTTCTGCCACATTAGCTAATTGGGAGAgaggccagggagagaggccaAAGCAGGGGCAGGGGATCCTCTGCAAATTGACAAGTCCACAGAATTACCCTCGTggtaaaatagtttttttaaacaacagGAAAAGAAGATGGATATGCAAATAcacttgtgcttttgaggtcctACTGCAATGGTTTAGTAAGTTATGTGCCTGCGTTGAGGCATCATTTGATTCCCCCACATGACATTTCCTGTATATTCCAGGCTGCGGGAGGAGCCTTGACCCTGTGGGCtcagcccaccctgccccacgGGGACCATAGCCTGGCTTGCCCCTCTGATCCTGCTGGCAACCCAAGAGGGCTTCTATCTTGCCAGTAAAATATTGCAGCTGAAACAGTACCCCTCTTAGAGCAGCCCAGAAGGAGTCGATCTTGACATTTTGACCTCGATCTCTGAGGaataagaaagcagaaaaatttcTGAGAAGGCAAAAAGGATAATTATTTGTTTGTCTCTTGGGTTTGGGAACCATTGACCTTCCCTCCATGTAATGTTCTTCTCCACACCAACTCTACTGACTTCTGCTTCTCTTCACTAAGAGGGGTACCTGGTTGGGCTGGAGTCGGGGAACCCGTGGGTGACAGGTGTGTTTAGGAAGCGCTGCCGCAGACTCTTCCCCACCCAGCACACAGCAGTGTGGATTCAACATCTGAGGCGTCAAGCTCAGTGCTAAGAGCTCTGTATATGTTTTTTACTTTAATCTTGACAGCTAACACTACATGAAAGCTATTATTAGCCCATtctgcaaataaagaaaatagggCTGAGAGGCCAAGTAGCTTTGCCCAGGGTCTCATAATTGGTGCCTAGCCAGGGATTccacccaggtctgcctgacccATTTCTCTAACAATACCACGTTCGTGTGCCAGAAAtgcagcagtgagcaaaacaaacaGAATGGTCTCAGCACTCAAGTCTTTTCTGCTAGTCTGTGCTCTCACTTGAAAAAGCTTTGTGTTTGGTGTCCAAACAACTGATTCAGATTTCTATAGATGAGggcatattttaaattgtgatacCCTTTATACTTTCTTCCCACTTGGCATGGAGTGTGAATACTCTTTCACTCTCTCTAGTTCTCCCCCTACACCAGGTGTGTCTTTATGTTGTTTAGAGATTACAAAGCATTTTCCATACATTATCCTATTTAATTCTTACCTATAGCTCACTATATATCAGATTGAATGGGGATTgctatgcccattttatagatgagaaaattaaggcttaGGATGACCAAatatcataattattaataaataacagagCTAGCACCAGAATCCCAGTGCTTAAACTTCTAATCTGGTTCCCAGGATTTTCCTGAGAAAATCTAGCTGTGCTCTAAACTCTGTCCCCAAAGGTATCTGTGTGCCCCAGGGTGCATTTCTTCAAGATGGGTTTTGCAAAGGGCCTTCCTGAATTTTTGAGTCTAATCAGTATGCACAGGTAAAAACAATCAACACCTTCATGTCGGGTAGGGTGGTGGAAATCTAAACCCtagaacagaattttatttcccttcataATTCAAGAATTTGCAACTCCCAAAAGACCGCTATCTCTACTTTTACTGCATGTCTAATTACTTCCTAgcaaagaacacagaaaacatttCAATAATTTAAGTGCCAAGTATACTAGCCAACATCAAAAGGCCTGACGTATTCTGTGGGCTGCTGAGAGTCAGGTGGTGGGCTGAGCACCCAATCGCTGGAACAAAGAACGGACACAGGATGATGGTAGAAGCCGCCAGGccagagagggagggcagggaaggagatggGAGTCAGCTCTCAGCTTTGGCCCGACCAGCGACCAGCGCTGTGCTAAGTAAAGGGGCTGCATAGATGAGAGGCTCACAGCCAAGCGCGAGGGAGACAGACAGGTAAACAGACCACAGGAATCAGTGCTGCCTGCAGGACTCCGGGAAGGTTCACACAGAGGGAGGCTCTTGCAGTTGTCCTCTAGGCCCTCAAGAGAGCCAAGGGCATCCTCAACCAAGGAGACTGCATGTGCAAAAGCAGGGAGGTCTGAGAACCCTTCAGGGTCTGGAGGATCACAGTGGGCTGGTTTGGCTGAAGCACGGAGTGAGTTTggaggagcagggacaggagGATGGATGAGCAAGTAGGAGCAGGAAGCTGGGGGAGCTGCCTCTCAACCCGAGAGAAGCCCCTCTCTCTCACTGGCTTACTCAGTGGTCAGAGATTGGGGTCCCAGCCAAAGCACCGGGTGTAAGAAATAACACTCATGTAATGAGTGATTCAATCTGTGGTCCATGTGGCTCAGttgctattaataaatacttCTTCTTGTTTTACTTCTTAGTACTTGTTTACGTGTCCATAAAAGAGAAACCCCGTCTTTAGCAATAGTTCTTGAAATTGTCTTTCTTCTCGCGTCTGCTTTCTCTGCATCGCACAGCTTTGCTCTCACATATTTTTTCTGAACTCTGCAAACAATTCCTCCCCAGTTCTATCCTCATGACTCTTGTCATTTTCCTTTGTCCCCTCTCCTTAGATGACTGCCCCTCCCTCTGTTCTGCACCACACCTAGGGCTGTAGGCCATTCCTGCTATACCAAAATGCCCGAGACTGGGCaggtattatttataaataacagacattcatttctcatagttctggaggctggggaatcCCAGATTAAGGCACAGGcatttagtgtctggtgagggcctttttgctgtgtcctcacatgactgaaggtggaagggcaaaaatGGGTGAATGCTAtgtgaagcctttttttttttttaattggagacagagtctcactctgttgctccagGTAGCACGCTGCCGTGGCATCAACGtgactcactgcaacctcaaactcctaggctgaagcgatcctcctgcctcagcctcccaagtagctaggactacaagcgtGTGTCAcaatgtccagctaatttttctatttttagtagaaacagggtcttactcttgctcaggctagtctcaaactcctgacctcaatctgtattcctgcctttgcctcccagcatgctaggattacaggcgtgagccacgccTCTTTTATAAGGCATTAATGTCATTCACCAGGGCAGAGTCCTCTGACCTTAATCATCTCCTAAAGATCCCACCTCTTATTACTATCACATTGGTGGctgagtttcaacatatgaattttggggatcACATTCAGACCAAAGCACCAGCCTAGGTAAGACTAGAGCTCTCCTTGAGGGAGAAGCTAAGCAGGCAAAGCCAGAATCCTGTTTAGTCACCTAGGTGCACTCACACCACGTTCATCCTATCATACTTGCTGTGCACACAGCAGCTCCGGGCTGCCGTGGCCTGTGTTTAGGGGTCgttttattcttttgtcattCATACACTGCAGATTGTCAACCATGTGTGTAGGTAGCCCCATACTAGGCCTTGGAGTGACAAAGGGGCAAAGGGTGACCAAGATGCTGCAAATTTAAACACAAGTAGCATCGTGTTCTCTTTTAATCTATGGATTTCGTTTAACCCTCATAATAACCTTGTGAGGGCAAAGTGCATTCTCTGttctcaaaaagtttaaaatggaggtgagggagagaggcCTATACCTAAATGATAatacaggcaaaaagaaaataacaaaattttagaagGTAACTAAAGCGCAATGGGACCAAGGGATGGTGCTATGGTTTGCatgtatgtgtccctccaaaattcatgttgaaacttaatcatcaaggtgatagtattaaaagtcagggcctttaggaggtgattacaTCATGAGGATGGAGTCCTCATGAACAGGATTCTGACCTTAGAAAAAAGGTGCAGGGAGCCGTGCACCCCTTTCTGTTCCTGCCACCACATGAGGACGCAGCGTTCAAGGTGGCATCTTGCAAGCAGAGACCAGACCCTCCCTAGACAGTGAAcctgccagcatcttgatcttggactttccagcctccataactgtgagcaataaatttacagtttataattacccagtctaaggtatttttttttactgtagcAGGAATGCACTAAGACAGATGGGGAGAGGTGTTCTATTTCGTGGGGCACCTAGCTTCATGGATGCGCTGGTATTGAACCTGCACCTAGGTAGACAAGTGGGATCATGATAGGGGTGAGGGGGATTTCATATGACAATAGCAAGAATAAAGGTACAAAGCCAGGACTGAGCTAGGGGCATGGTGCCTTATGGGTGAGGGGTGAGACAAAGGCAAAGAGTTTGGATACAGATTATAAAGGGCTGGAAAGCCAAACTGAGGGATTGAACAGGGCAAATATCTTTATCCGTCTGTGAGGATATGTGAAGATGACAAATTTATTCACTGAACAAGAATTCATGAACTGACAGCGTGTTTCTTAGCCTGTGCATGGCTCCTGGGAGAGGTTCAGAATCCTTGCCTCCTGGGAGTTTATGCTCTAGGGGTGGCAGGATTAGATTCTATAATTGATTAGAGAGGAGTATGGCTCAGACAGTGAGTCCCATAGGAACTTTGGGAGTGGAGGAACATTCTCTGGGATTTGGAAGCACAGAAGGAGGGGTTTAGGGGTTACAACATGAGTAAATTGAggctggagtggggagggagcagaAGGCAGAGCGTTCCTGGTGGAACTGGACAGTAAGGTGCATGCGTGGCCAGGAGAGATGGCAGGGAAGCAAAAGGTAGGCCCAGCTTTGAAAGCTCTGGAGACACCAGTGCAAAAGACTCCATTTCCAAATTCTAATCAGTCCCTGGGCATACTGTTCTGGAATGTTCAGTGCATAACTGCCACATCCTAACACTTCCAGCAAGGCTTCGAGGTAAAtgtaattatctccattttacagatgagagagggaagctcagagaggtgaagccagTCTGGTGGGGCCCCTGCCTAGCGAAGGGCTGTCTGGTTTCAGAGCTTCTCTAACCTCCTCAGCTGCACGGCCTTCATTTGGAGCAAGAACCTGAAAGTAGAAACTAGAGAATGCCGATCATACATGAGGAATGATTTCCTCAGGACACTTCCGAGCATAAGTACTATCTGATTAACACCTAAAGATTATAAAGTCCagcagtgggggagagagggatTTCTTTCCCCAATTACAGCTAATGCATGGCATGCATGCAAAtgtttccccatttttttttctttttttcatgtggGGGAAGACTTTTTCAAAGATCCCAGAGGTTTAAATATGGATATAAAAGCAATTTACTCCTATCAAAGAACACACTCCAATTACCTCTCTGGAGTCCCCAGCCTTTGAGTTCGTCCTGCTCAggtgctccccctcccccccattccGGGCAGGTGAGCTGAGAGACCTCAGAGCCGGCTGTTGACCCTGTTACACAGGCTGGAGGAACCCACCTGCGCCCCTGGGGGTCGGGGGGACCGGGAGGCTCCTTAAAGGGTCCAGTTAAAAGGAGCAAAGGGTGCCAGAGAAAGGCTAGAGCCTTGTTCATGTTGGTGGGTTGCTTACGTTAGTTACCAGGAAGGAATAACTTGAGTTTCCACACCTGAGCGCGAGGCTGACCTAACAGACCGAGGTCCCTGCTCCTGTCTGCCCAGCGTTGTCTCTGGGGACACAGGCACCCCAGGCAGATGCTCTTTCCCCCACTTTTGGAAGCCCCTGCTCGTGCTATGTGAGAACAGAGGCCGTTCTCTGGGACGATGACGGTAAGTTCCCCAGCCACCAGGCACTCGGTTGGTCGCTGGTTCCGGGGCCCGCCGCCCCGCAGCTGCTCCAGCGCGCGACTAGGGTCCGGTGCGCCTGCGCCGGGCTCCCGCGAGGCCTCGGGCGCCCCCGCCAGGCTCCCGCGCTAACTGCAGGCGGCCGCGCTCGACCGGAGGCCCCGAGGTTGGAAAACTCAGGGAATCCTCTCAGCGCTGCTTCCAGGCGGGCGGGCAGCGTTCTTCAGACTAGACTGGACGGCGGAAAGGGAAGGGCAGCGCGAATGGGGTTGCGCGCAAGATGCTCAAGCATGAACCTCTGGCGCTCCCGGGCTCTGCGGAGGGCAGGGCGGGCAGGGCAGGTGCCTTCCTCCGGGCGGGCTTTGGGCGGATCCGGCACCAAGCAGAGGGGGACAGCCTGAGGCTCTAATGTAGTGGCCAGAGAAACCGAGACAGTGAGAAACTTGGGTGCTTCGGTGAAAAGGGCTCAGTGTTGGAGTCACTTAGCGATGTCTCCAAAATCAAGTGGCTCATAAGCTCCAGGTAAGTGTCCTTATCTACAAAAGAGGGGAACAAAGCTTGTTTCCCAGGCCaggtgtgaagattaaatgggacAATGGAATTAAGCTCCTTGCACAGTGACTCATGGAGCCAATGCTGTTTCCTTCCCCTCAAGTTAAAGAGCTCAGGTAAATTATCTTACTTTTTCCTCAGAAAGTTAGGTCAGTAAGCTTGCAAGGTAAAGAATCACACCTAGACACAGAATGTATAAAACACCAAGGACAAAGGATGATCTtaataatcagaaagaaaagataggTTATCTATAAAGGAATGATAGCAGATCAACTGCAGCAGAAGCCAGAAGACTGTggctatttcctttttattaattttttaaaatcttttctctttatttaaaacagGCAGGAGACCAGAGACTGTGGATATTTCCAAAGTCTGACAAAAAATAGTTGAGtccattattttaaaaccacaacaactatgttaaagaatatttaaaaagatattttttcaaacTACTCAATTAACAGTGCTGTCGACAGACCACTATTAACATCAGACTACCTTACAGTCCCTCAATGAAAGAATTTCTACAGGGCAGACTTCAGGGAGGAAAGTGACACCAGAAGAAAGAGTTGGGACGGGAGAAAGAAGGTAAGTAGAGTCTAGAGAACATGTGAGTTGGATCTATTAATAGTAAACATGGGGTAAATAAAATACTAGTAATGACTCAGTGCTGGGTAGCAGCAGTGAGAGGAAGGAATGATGAGAGTTAAAGCCTTTTGGGGCGTTTGGATGTTTTGAGTCTTGTAAGTCAAACATGCATGTCAGTTAAGTGTGAATACTAAATGTAAGTTGTGAAACAGGACAGGggataatgtaataaaatatagaattaatccaaagggaggaagaagcggagagaaaacagaaaaggaaagacaaacagTACTAAATGAGATAGAAACAATTGCAAAAAGCATCagtaattgtaacaaatgtaaaCA of the Lemur catta isolate mLemCat1 chromosome 4, mLemCat1.pri, whole genome shotgun sequence genome contains:
- the MSGN1 gene encoding mesogenin-1 — translated: MDNLRETFLSLEGGLGSSDSPGLLSSWDWKDRAGPFELNQASPAQSLSPAPSLESYSSSPCPAVAGLPRGHDGASSGGSDDYSVQGAGGLVEVDYDMLAFQPAYLQGAGGSKAQKGTKVRMSVQRRRKASEREKLRMRTLADALHTLRNYLPPVYSQRGQPLTKIQTLKYTIKYIGELTDLLNRGRETRAQSA